From Alloacidobacterium dinghuense:
AGATCACTGTTCCGACGATAGAAATAATCCATGCGAGGGCAATGCCGACGAATTGGTTCAGCACCTGATGCCAGTTGCCGTCCACCGCACCGGAAGGGAGCGGGTTGCCATTTGCATCTTTGAAAATCGGGTTGATGGCGCTCGATGCGAAGATGCCGGTGAGGATTGCGCCCAGTGTGCCGCCTGCTCCGTGAACGCCGAAGGCGTCGAGTGAGTCATCATAGCCGAACCAGTTCTTCACCTTGATGACCATGAAGTAGCAAAAGGCGCCGGCGAGCAGTCCGATGATGATGGCGGACATGGGCTGCACGAAGCCAGCTGCGGGAGTGATGGCGACGAGTCCTGCCACGGCTCCGGAGATGCCGCCGAGAGCGCTGGGCTTGCCGTTGCGAATCCATTCAGCGAGCATCCAGCTGAGGGCCGCTCCGGCCGCTCCGAAATGCGTGTTGACGAAGGCGCTTGTGGCCAGAGTTCCCGAGCTTAAGGCGCTGCCGGCATTGAATCCGAACCAGCCCACCCAGAGAAGGCAGGCGCCGATGATGCTGAGCACGACAGAGTGGGGCGGCATGGCCTCGCGCGGATAGCCGACACGCTTGCCGAGATAGAGCGCGCAGATGAGCGCGGAGACACCCGAGGTGACGTGAACTACTGTGCCGCCGGCGAAGTCAAGTGTTGGGAAGCGGCCGCCGAGCGAGGCGTTGAGCAATCCACCTTTGCCCCACACCATGTGGGCCATAGGCGAGTAAACGCAGATCGACCAGAGAATGAGAAAGAGTGCCATGGCACTGAATTTCATGCGTTCGGCGAATGCCCCGGTAATGAGTGCGGGTGTGATGATGGCGAACATCAGCTGATAGACCATGAAGGTCTGGAGCGGCAACGTGGTGGAGTAGTCGGGATCGGGCGTGAGACCGACGCCCCGCAGGAATATGTGGTGGAGTCCGCCGATGAAGCTGGCGCCGGAATCGAATGCGAGGCTGTAGCTGACGATCGCCCAGAGCACGGTGATGATGGCCATCATGGCGAAGCTTTGCATCATCGTAGCGAGCACATTCTTTTTGCGGACAAGGCCACCGTAGAAGAGCGCGAGTCCCGGGCCGGTCATCATAAGGACCAGCGCGGCACTGACAAGCATCCACGCATTGTCTGCTCCGGACTGCGCCGCGGCGACCTGGGCCTGGAGCTTTGCAATCTGGTCAGCGGTGGAACCTGTTTGCGCAACTGCGGGCGACAGGCTGCCCGTACAAAACACCAATGCCAAAAGCAGCTTCACAATACGAGGGTGCATATCACTCCATCTGGCTTGTTGAAATAGACCAATTCCAACCGGTCTTGCACCGGTAAAAACAAAATGAATGCTAACGATAGCGGTGCGGGCATGTGTGGGCGCCGCCTATATGCCCGTGAGAGTTTCCTGAATGTGTTGCAGTTACTTTTACATATTTCGTGAAAATCGCAAACAGCATTTTTTCGGAGGGATGCCGGATTCTTATTTCGCGCCACTGGCACTTTTGCCAGTGGTAATTGCGAGGCAAGCTGTTCAAATTTAAAGCGGAGGGGCGTTATAGTAGAGGCATGAGCGAATTGGCGCGCGACCGGTATCTGTTTGGTTCACTAGAAAGCAGTGCGAAGAACCGAGAGAAGCTGAAGGAAGTGAGCTATGGCTACGATCAGCCGGATGGTGTTTTCCTTACTTCATTGGATGCAGCGATCAACTGGATTCGCAAGAGTTCGGTGTGGCCGATGACCTTTGGCCTTGCATGCTGCGCGATCGAGATGATGTCCATGGGCGCATCTCGATTTGACGTGGCACGTTTCGGCATGGAGGTCTTTCGGCCCTCGCCTCGACAATCTGACCTGATGATAATTGCGGGCCGCGTTTCACAGAAGATGGCCCCGGTCATTCGACGTCTCTATGATCAGATGCCTGAGCCGAAATGGGTGATTTCCATGGGAGCCTGCGCAACATCTGGTGGAGTTTTCAACAACTATGCTTTGGTGCAAGGCGTCAATCAGGTGATCCCGGTGGACGTGTATGTGCCGGGTTGCCCGCCGCGTCCGGAGCAGCTCATCTACGCCCTTACTCTATTGCAGGAGAAAATTCTGCGGGAGCGGGGCAGTTTGAAGCGAGTATTGAACTTGCAATAAGTGATAAGATTCAATAGCTTAGATGTGTATCACGTTCGAGGGTAAATCGTTCGCGCAGATATAAGAAGCGATCTCCCTACCAGAGCACGCCACGGCTGCAATGTGCTCTGTCTCGCTTTCGCGAATAAGTAACTGCGAAGGTGCTTGAAGCGTGCATTTTAAGGCAACTCATTGAAGAATTTGTGCTCTAACGTAATCAACGTGTGGTAGCTTTTTATACCGTCGCAGTTTTCGTTACCGAAGTTTTGTCATTGGGTTTACCTGGGCTTGACACTTAAGCCTGCTTCTGTATTTCAGCATGATTTTCAAAAGTATGGTTTCGGAGGATAGACGCATGCAATCTCGTCCGTTAAGTTCCGTGAGCCGAATTCTGCTAGTTGGGTGCGCCGTGGGACTCGGAGCTTCGAGTCTTTTCGGGCAGAATACGCCTCCAGCGCCGGCAGCTCCGGCTGAGC
This genomic window contains:
- a CDS encoding NADH-quinone oxidoreductase subunit B, whose amino-acid sequence is MSELARDRYLFGSLESSAKNREKLKEVSYGYDQPDGVFLTSLDAAINWIRKSSVWPMTFGLACCAIEMMSMGASRFDVARFGMEVFRPSPRQSDLMIIAGRVSQKMAPVIRRLYDQMPEPKWVISMGACATSGGVFNNYALVQGVNQVIPVDVYVPGCPPRPEQLIYALTLLQEKILRERGSLKRVLNLQ
- a CDS encoding ammonium transporter yields the protein MHPRIVKLLLALVFCTGSLSPAVAQTGSTADQIAKLQAQVAAAQSGADNAWMLVSAALVLMMTGPGLALFYGGLVRKKNVLATMMQSFAMMAIITVLWAIVSYSLAFDSGASFIGGLHHIFLRGVGLTPDPDYSTTLPLQTFMVYQLMFAIITPALITGAFAERMKFSAMALFLILWSICVYSPMAHMVWGKGGLLNASLGGRFPTLDFAGGTVVHVTSGVSALICALYLGKRVGYPREAMPPHSVVLSIIGACLLWVGWFGFNAGSALSSGTLATSAFVNTHFGAAGAALSWMLAEWIRNGKPSALGGISGAVAGLVAITPAAGFVQPMSAIIIGLLAGAFCYFMVIKVKNWFGYDDSLDAFGVHGAGGTLGAILTGIFASSAINPIFKDANGNPLPSGAVDGNWHQVLNQFVGIALAWIISIVGTVILLKLVDITVGLRVTREQEIEGLDVTQHGEEGYDFAS